From the Cloeon dipterum chromosome 4, ieCloDipt1.1, whole genome shotgun sequence genome, the window ACGCCGCCGCGGCTGCTTATTGCACGCGGCGTGAACACTTGGGCGTGACGAAAAGCCGCCCCCGCGCTCCACGAAAGAAAGACAAATCCAGCCGAAGCCACTGATTGTTCAACCCTGAAAGCTTCCCGATTCGCAACTTTTCTCCTTGAATTGTTTGATGCGCGCATTTCGACCCCTGTGGATTTTGTGAGAGTCGCAAGCGTTATTTGCACCTGAGTTTGCggttggaaattaaatcagcgtGAAAAGTGAGGGCTCTTTGATGTCTCTGCTCTCTGATTCTCACCTAAAGTCTGATTTCGTCATTCGTAattcctaaaaattatttaaaacagtaATACTGTAAGATAGTATACATTTCAAGGTGAgacatttcataaaataaaaatttgtaagtgGTTCACGCGGAAAAAACATTCCACTTGACaggataaaattataatttaatgcatCATTTCTGCCGCAATCTACTGAACCGGTTTTAGTCTGCAACAAGAAACATACAATATTTTAACGTCTGTAAAAAACTCCAAATGGATGGTGGAGCCATCTGTCAGCagtttcttaattaaattcttcttACATCACgatgaatcatttttttctgaccgTCTCttccaattttgtttcagCTCGTTGCCCTGGCCGTTGTGCTCAGCACAGCTTACGCTCAAGACGTTGAGCAGCCTGCCGAGGCCGCCCCCGCCGAGGGGGATGACCTGAGCACAGCTGAGCACCGCTACTGGGGCGGCCGCAGGTACTACGGCGGATACGGCGGATACGGAGGATACGGTGGATACGGCGGTTATGGAGGATACAGGCCCTACGGCGGATATGGAGGCTACTACCGCAGACCCTACTACGGTGGATATGGATACCACGGTTAAGCTGCTTGCCTGATTTGCAGACGACAACTTGCCTCCGCCGACGACCCCAAGACGTACACACCACCATGCCAGTTTCATTATCACTGATTTTGTATGATCAATTTGCTTGTACAATTTCGTACTGATAAATCCATTTGTCGCAtttataaacaataaattgtaaatttatatagAACGCAAGGAGTTTTGTTTTGACACGCGAAAATTTATCACTTGATCTTGGCTTTAAATCGAAACTTTTCAGGTGAATAGAgagttaatttgtttcaatctAGGTTCCGAAATTCTtacccatttttattttttatctcaatttaaGAAATCTGTACGTGAAGCGGGTTGGTCACTTAGATACTATTTATTAGATCAAAAACCATTTCTTTAGCAAGCAAGTTAAGTGTActgttttttctaaattatcttaaaaagACAAAGAAGTGATATTCttcaatcataatttttctaatgaatattttaaaattttaatagtttatagatttgatacaaaatccattgatttttttctagtgggttttttaaacaaagagTTTGCTTGTCAATGTTCATCCTCTCAGGTTGGATGTTACGCTCAGGGATTGCgtggtttgaaaattaaataaagttctATCAAAATTATCTATCCCCTTTTTCTCGGAAAACACTTTTTTAGATTACCATTAAATAGTAAAACGGCAATTTGAAGCGTTATAGACCATTTCAAAACAGAAATATACTACAAGCTTGctcatcataaaatttttgaaacttatatatgactgtttttttattttacgacaGTCTCAACATTTCAAATCagcctatttttattttttttccaattcaaaccatcgaagaggtttaaactttattgaaaaaataaaaattcagtttcagTACAAGAGGAATAACCTCAATGTGTTTGAACACTGTTCAAAACAGCAGCTCGCAAGTGATGAAAAATTGTAGATGGGCTGACGGGACGAAGGGCGTGTGTCATGTGTCAGCAGCAGAAGTATTTGTTTGCTTGTGAATTGAAGCTGAAATGTAAATGGCTGTGCAGCCGGCGGCCACATGCCCGTGGTGGACGTACGGAGTCACctctcaataattaattagtattTGCACTTGTGCTTGCtgttggctgctgctgctgctacgtCGTTAACACTCGCGGCGGCGGGCGCCGAGAGGAGGCCAGATCAAATAGCGAGACCCCGGCAAGGCGCGCGTTTGTGTGTGCACATCCACTCACACGCTTATATTTTGCTGCGCATTGCACGGCGTGTATTGTACACGTTCCACCATTCGATGCAGATGGAACCACCGCAAGAGTGTGGAGAAGAGCTCCTTGCTATTTTTATAGCAGTTATCACCTGTGATTCTGCGTCTCGCTATGCACCTTTTAACCTTG encodes:
- the LOC135943344 gene encoding neuropeptide-like protein 31, with amino-acid sequence MKFALLLLVALAVVLSTAYAQDVEQPAEAAPAEGDDLSTAEHRYWGGRRYYGGYGGYGGYGGYGGYGGYRPYGGYGGYYRRPYYGGYGYHG